Proteins encoded together in one Quercus lobata isolate SW786 chromosome 3, ValleyOak3.0 Primary Assembly, whole genome shotgun sequence window:
- the LOC115979519 gene encoding F-box protein PP2-B15-like: protein MGGFIDMLPRDCVSKILSFTSPADTFRSSMVSSMFHSAAESDVVWEMFLPTDYMDVMSRLITPLTFTTKKELFVCLCNPVLIDVGRKSLKLEKSSGKVSYMLSARELSITWSNDPMQWSWKSIPQSRFSEVAELRTTFWLEIHGKIRTQILSPNTRYGAYLIMKISNRAYGLDSIPSEVSVEVGNEVCHDMTYLRHEDRKKQQMECMLYRNRTEVLSKRVIEGTEGISNERKDGWMEIELGEFFSGEANEEVKMSLMEVKGYQLKGGIIIEGIEVRPIH from the exons ATGGGAGGATTTATTGACATGTTGCCAAGAGATTGTGTATCCAAAATTCTTTCTTTCACCTCTCCTGCAGACACATTCAGATCTTCAATGGTGTCATCCATGTTTCATTCTGCGGCGGAGTCTGATGTTGTTTGGGAGATGTTCTTGCCAACTGATTATATGGATGTTATGTCAAGGCTGATCACTCCTTTGACATTTACTACGAAGAAGGAGCTTTTTGTCTGTCTGTGCAATCCTGTTCTCATAGATGTTGGTAGAAAG AGCTTAAAGTTAGAGAAATCATCTGGCAAAGTATCATATATGTTGTCAGCAAGAGAACTTTCTATAACATGGAGCAATGATCCAATGCAATGGAGCTGGAAATCAATACCTCAATCAAG GTTCTCAGAAGTGGCTGAGCTTAGAACAACTTTTTGGTTAGAAATTCATGGCAAAATTAGAACTCAAATTTTATCACCAAACACAAGATATGGTGCTTATCTTATAATGAAAATTTCTAATCGTGCATATGGGCTCGATTCAATACCGTCTGAAGTGTCAGTTGAGGTGGGCAATGAAGTTTGTCATGACATGACTTATCTACGTCATGAAGATAGAAAGAAGCAACAAATGGAGTGCATGCTTTATAGGAACCGCACAGAAGTGTTGAGTAAGAGAGTGATAGAGGGCACTGAAGGAATCTCAAATGAAAGAAAGGATGGATGGATGGAAATTGAGCTGGGAGAATTTTTTAGTGGTGAAGCTAACGAAGAAGTGAAGATGAGTTTGATGGAGGTTAAGGGTTATCAATTAAAAGGAGGAATCATAATTGAAGGAATTGAAGTAAGGCCTATACATTAA